A single window of Lathamus discolor isolate bLatDis1 chromosome 20, bLatDis1.hap1, whole genome shotgun sequence DNA harbors:
- the LOC136024251 gene encoding acrosin-like, with the protein MALLRAVILLASAWLVRGSWDSCGGTCGTRPMADYYGTSRIVGGVDAQQGAWPWIVSIQFPRGTGSSHICGGSLITPQWVLTAAHCFVGQNFTTDWFVMVGITDLAWANAETQKRRIRQVVVHEYYTGISGGFDIALVELDQPVQCGYHVQLACVPDATLRLSQLSECFISGWGAREARTGASSPSALQEAKVRLIDVKLCNSTNWYRGAIKRHNLCAGYPQGGIDTCQGLALHPPLSQLRKRIRLLGRHPCAQTGDSGGPLMCRDKRANFFWVVGLTSWGRGCARANHPGVYTSTQHFHEWILYQLGMFRSAGASATPPTWSHQHVSHTPTQETMPAPTASSISGFCSFPVRVLVEFATRVRVLLQGLGGKKT; encoded by the exons atggctttgctccgtgccgtcatcctgctggcctcggcctggctggtgcgaggctcctgggacagctgtgg aggcacttgcggtacccgtcccatggctgattacTATGGGACATCACGCATCGTCGGAGGCGTGGATGCGCAGCAGGGCGCCTGGCCATGGATcgtcagcatccagttccccaggGGCACCGGCtcctcgcacatctgcggggggtccctcatcacCCCCCAGTGGGTCCTCACGgctgctcactgcttcgtcgggcaaaa cttcaccacggattggttcgtGATGGTCGGAATCACGGAcctggcttgggccaatgccgagacccagaagcgtcggatacggcaggtcgtggtccatgaatattacaCCGGCATCTCCGGCGGCTTCGACATCGCCTTGGTGGAGCTGGACCAGCCGGTGCAGTGCGGGTACCACGTGCAGCTGGCCTGCGTGCCCGATGCGACGCTCAGGCTATCCCAGCTCTCCGAGTGCTTCATCAGCGGATGGGGCGCGAGGGAGGCCAGAA CGGGGGCATCGTCCccatcagccctgcaggaggccaagGTCCGCCTCATTGATGTcaagctctgcaacagcaccaaTTGGTACCGAGGGGCCATCAAGAGACACAACCTCTGTGCTGGGTACCCGCAGGGAGGCATCGACACCTGCCAG GGCCTTGCTCTGCATCCCCCCTTATCCCAGCTGCGGAAGCGCATCCGCCTCCTGGGCCGTCATCCCTGCGCACAGACC GGTGACAGCGGCGGTCCCCTCATGTGCCGGGACAAGCGCGCCAACTTCTTCTGGGTTGTGGGGCTGACGAGCTGGGGCCGCGGCTGCGCCAGGGCCAACCATCCGGGGGTCTACACCTCAACGCAGCACTTCCATGAGTGGATCCTCTACCAGCTGGGGATGTTCCGCTCCGCGGGAGCCTCCGCCACGCCCCCGACATGGAGCCACCAGCACGTCTCCCACACTCCCACCCAGGAGACGATGCCGGCGCCCACGGCCTCCAGCATCAGTGGCTTCTGCTCGTTCCCGGTTCGGGTGCTGGTGGAATTCGCCACTCGGGTGCGGGTGTTGCTGCAGGGTCTAGGGGGGAAGAAGACTTGA
- the LOC136024155 gene encoding uncharacterized protein LOC136024155 — protein sequence MASSPIESRKSGLGGASPSGPRRSVKRQLKRQQGCGKAAEIPSPESPGTSWLEAGAPASPGSPVPLGYTPKSCPAPVPQSRVPPAVSAAQNLCSPPAHELNVTFEVCPDSRSPSAIGPLPVRHSECLDREKSQCQQAKQEGPFMPRAPIPALAMKSSSIPKAPALKRRRVERASLGEQHPEGQQEETQGTVPNPLRPPPANEALALTAPGSLPVSLTQLPDFFLPLRPPCSPTALPLSVSSPHSHPQVPALSPFPVPHSLSSFPVPLSLSPIPSPALDVFCSR from the exons ATGGCTTCCAGCCCGATTGAGAGCAGGAAGTCTGGGCTGGGCGGTGCCTCCCCATCAGGACCTCGCCGCAGCGTCAAGAGGCAATTGAAACggcagcagggatgtgggaaGGCAGCGGAGATTCCCAGTCCGGAGAGCCCTGGCACTTCCTGGCTTGAAGCAGGAGCTCCAGCATCCCCTGGCTCCCCGGTGCCACTGGGTTACACCCCCAAATCCTGCCCAGCACCAGTCCCCCAAAGCCGTGTGCCCCCGGCAGTGTCAGCTGCCCAGAACCTGTGCTCCCCGCCTGCCCATGAGCTCAATGTGACCTTTGAGGTCTGCCCGGACAGCAGATCCCCCAGCGCCATCGGGCCCCTTCCCGTCCGCCACTCAGAGTGCTTGGACAGGGAGAAGAGTCAGTGCCAGCAAGCAAAGCAGGAGGGCCCCTTCATGCCTAG AGCCCCCATCCCAGCGCTGGCCATGAAGAGCTCCTCCATCCCCAAAGCACCTGCGCTGAAGCGGAGGCGAGTGGAGAG AGCCTCGCTGGGGGAACAGCACCcggaagggcagcaggaggagaccCAAGGAACTGTCCCCAACCCCTTGCGCCCGCCCCCAGCCAATGAAGCTCTTGCGCTGACGGCTCCCGGATCCCTCCCCGTGTCCCTAACCCAGTTAccagatttcttccttcctctgcgtCCTCCTTGCAGCCCCACAGCGCTCCCCTTAAGTGTTTCTTCTCCTCACAGTCACCCCCAagtccctgccctgtccccattccctgtcccccattCCTTGTCctcattccctgtccccctttccctgtcccccattcccagcccagccctggatgtgttttgcagcagatGA
- the LOC136024252 gene encoding acrosin-like gives MGHPIGSLVPAAPMGWDHARPSSLTIKCWASASRGTCGTRPMADYYGTSRIVGGVDAQQGAWPWIVSIQFPRGTGSSHICGGSLITPQWVLTAAHCFVGQNFTTDWFVMVGITDLAWANAETQKRRIRQVVVHEYYTGISGGFDIALVELDQPVQCGYHVQLACVPDATLRLSQLSECFISGWGAREARTGASSPSALQEAKVRLIDVKLCNSTNWYRGAIKRHNLCAGYPQGGIDTCQGDSGGPLMCRDKRANFFWVVGLTSWGRGCARANHPGVYTSTQHFHEWILYQLGMFRSAGASATPPTWSHQHVSHTPTQETMPAPTASSISGFCSFPVRVLVEFATRVRVLLQGLGGKKT, from the exons atggggcaccccatagggtccctTGTACCTGCAGCACCAATGGGGTGGGAccatgctcgcccttcatcgctaaccatcaagtgttgggcttctgcttccagaggcacttgcggtacccgtcccatggctgattacTATGGGACATCACGCATCGTCGGAGGCGTGGATGCGCAGCAGGGCGCCTGGCCATGGATcgtcagcatccagttccccaggGGCACCGGCtcctcgcacatctgcggggggtccctcatcacCCCCCAGTGGGTCCTCACGgctgctcactgcttcgtcgggcaaaa cttcaccacggattggttcgtGATGGTCGGAATCACGGAcctggcttgggccaatgccgagacccagaagcgtcggatacggcaggtcgtggtccatgaatattacaCCGGCATCTCCGGCGGCTTCGACATCGCCTTGGTGGAGCTGGACCAGCCGGTGCAGTGCGGGTACCACGTGCAGCTGGCCTGCGTGCCTGATGCGACGCTCAGGCTATCCCAGCTCTCCGAGTGCTTCATCAGCGGATGGGGCGCGAGGGAGGCCAGAA CGGGGGCATCGTCCccatcagccctgcaggaggccaagGTCCGCCTCATTGATGTcaagctctgcaacagcaccaaTTGGTACCGAGGGGCCATCAAGAGACACAACCTCTGTGCTGGGTACCCGCAGGGAGGCATCGACACCTGCCAG GGTGACAGCGGCGGTCCCCTCATGTGCCGGGACAAGCGCGCCAACTTCTTCTGGGTTGTGGGGCTGACGAGCTGGGGCCGCGGCTGCGCCAGGGCCAACCATCCGGGGGTCTACACCTCAACGCAGCACTTCCATGAGTGGATCCTCTACCAGCTGGGGATGTTCCGCTCCGCGGGAGCCTCCGCCACGCCCCCGACATGGAGCCACCAGCACGTCTCCCACACTCCCACCCAGGAGACAATGCCGGCGCCCACGGCCTCCAGCATCAGTGGCTTCTGCTCGTTCCCGGTTCGGGTGCTGGTGGAATTCGCCACTCGGGTGCGGGTGTTGCTGCAGGGTCTAGGGGGGAAGAAGACTTGA